The DNA segment GTTCCAGCCTGCGAACGTGTACCCTGCCCGTGTCGGCGGTGTCGGCAGCGTTCCGACGTTCCCTCCGTGTGCGACGGTCATCGTCATGGGACTGGCTTCCGTTTCTCCCCTGTTCTTATCGAACGTCACGGTGTAAGTTGGGATTGCTGTCCATTGCGCATAGACGGTTATGTCTGCGGTTACCGCTGTTGTGGCTTCGAACGCAGCGCCATCCCCGCCTTTAGCCGTGTTCCAGCCTGTGAACGTGTACCCCTCCCGCGTCGGCGGAGTTGGCAGCGTTCCTACGTTCCCTCCGTGTGCGACGGTCATAGTCATTGGACTTGCTTCCGCATCTCCGCCATTCTTATCGAACGTCACGGTGTAGGGCACCGAAATTTGACCGTCATTATCCCGTCCCCACGCTACAACGGTGCCGTCCGCTTTCAGCGCCAGAGAATGACCATGTCCCGCTGCTATCGCCACGACGTCGGTCTGCGCTTCTGCCGGTACTGTCGTTTGACCGTCATTATTAGATCCCCATGCCACAACAGAACCGTCCGCCTTCAGGGCCAGGGAATGAAAGCTTCCCGCTGCTATCGCCACGACTCCGATCTTCGCTTCTGCCGGTACTGTCGTTTGAGTACCCGATCCCCACGACACCACAGAGCCGTCCGACTTCAGGGCCAGGGAATGATCACCTCCCGCTGCTATCGCCACTACATCGGAAAGTCCGTCCGGCACCACCGTTTGATCCTCATAAGGCGATCCCCACGCTACCACGGTACCGTCGGATTTCAGGGCCAGGGAATGAGAACTTCCCGCTGCTATCGCCACCACGCCGGTCTGCGCTCCCGCCGGCACCACTGTTTGATCGTAAGCATTATATCCCCACGCCACAACGGCACCGTCCGCCTTCAGGGCCAAGGAATGAGCGCTGCCGGCTGTAATCGCCACCACGCCGGTCTGTGCTCCCGCCGGCACCGCCGTTTGATTTAATCCATTTCCTCCCCACGCCACAACGGTGCCGTCCGACTTCAGCACCAAGGAATGACGAGTTCCCGCTGCTATCGCCACCACATCGGACTGTGCTTCCGCAGGCACCGTCGTTTGACCATCATCATCCAATCCCCAAGCCACAACGGTGCCATCCGCTTTCAGCGCCAGGGAATGGTAACTTCCCGCTGCAATTCTCTTCGTTTTGGCCGGAATGACGATGTCCGCCGGTACTATCGTTTGACCGTCATCATTCCATCCCCACGCCACAACAGTGCCATCCGCTTTCAGCGCTAGCGCATGGTAATTTCCCGATGCAATCTCCACCACGTCGGACTGCGCTCCCGTCGGCACCTCCGGCACGTCGTAAGCATTATATCCCCACGCCACCACGGTGCCATCCGCCTTCAGCGCTAACGAATGATGACTTCCCGCTGCTATCGCCACCACACCGGACTCCGCTTCCGCCGGCACCGTTGTTTGATCGTAAACATTCGATCCCCAGGCTACAACTGAGCCGTCTGCTTTCAGCGCTAGCGAATGACCATACCCTGCTGCAATCGCCACCACATCGGACTCCGCTTCCATCGGCACCGTCGTTTGACCTTCATGATTCGATCCCCAAGCCACAACTGAGCCGTCCGCCTTCAACGCCAGCGAATGATAATTTCCCGCTGCTATCGCCGCCACACCGGACTCCGCTTCCGCCGGCACCGTCGTTTGACCTTCATGATTCGATCCCCAAGCTACAACAGAACCATCCGCCTTCAACGCCAGTGAATGATTGCCTCCCGCAGTAATTGAGACTACACCGGAGAGCCCGTCCGGCACGTCTGTTGCGCCAAAATATCCCCACGCCACCACGGTGCCGTCCGTTTTCAATGCCAGCGAATGATCTTCTCCCGCTGCTATCGCTACCACGCCGGATTCCGCTTCCGCTGGCACCGCCGTTTGACTGTAATCATTCGCCCCCCACGCCACAACAGAACCATCCGTTTTTAGCGCTAGCGAATGACCATATCCTGCTGCAATCGCCGCCATTTCCGCGCGGCGGCCGCTATCCGCCTTTGCGCCGTGCGCCGGATCTGCATGAAAAGGCATCACAGCGCCCGTCACCAGCGCAAGCAAGCTCATCGTCTGCACGAAACGGCGAAATATCCTCTTATACCTGGAACGCATCACAATCATCCCGAATCCTCTCTTTCAACTATTGAGACTATGAGAATATCATTCTCTCAATATAGTCAGATAAAATACATACATATATGTATTTAATATAACTAGACAAACGGGCACCGTCAAGACGTACAGTCTCGGCGGTACTTCTCGCTTGTCTATTCAGCAATTTGACGAATTCCGCAAGCCGCGTGAGTCGCTCAGCATGGACAAACTCAGCAGTGATCATAAATTCAATGAGATAATGCATCGCTTCAACCGGGCCGGCAACTCCCCTGCTGTTTTCATTGCTTGCGGCAGACAAACACCAGCCATAAAACCGGTCATCGAATCCCGAGCCCAAGCCAAAACTACTAACTGATCCGAGGATAGGTAAGGCGTCTAACGATTCACATACGTACTGTGGAAATACGGGGAATGAAGTCAATCCGATGTGAACACGCAGAGGCTTCAAGTCCCGCCTCCCAAAAAGGATGAGCGGTGAAACTCCGCTCATCCTTCTGAATCAGCCTAATGCAGACATAGGAACTAGTCCTTATTCGTGTCAATATAAACGGTTTTGGCAGCGCCCTCCCACTTTACCTCTGAACCTAAGCTTTCACTAATGAAACGAAGCGGCACAAATGTCCGCTGATTTTGCACGATGACCCGTGCCCCGTTCACCTCGCCGTCTAGCGCCAACGTCACTTTCTTATCCCCTTTGGTAATCGCAATCATGCGAGCTTCTTCTTGAAAGTTAACAGAAGCGCCCAGAGACTCGCTGATTAGTCGCAAAGGCACATAAACACTCCCATTTTCCAAAAATGGCTGCGATTCCGCAACCTCCAACACGATTCCATCCAGCACAATCGATATCGGTTCGGTGATCACGGTAATTTCAACGCCCTGAGCCGCTGGCGCTCCCTGAACGATGATAGTATAATGGCCGTCTGTCAACTCAGCAGGCGCTGTCGCAATCCCCTTCGCCTGATTGTTGAGGATCACACGGGCTTGTTGATGAATCGAAGCGTAGACCTTGGCACTCAGCTTTTGCAATAAGATTCCCTTGACTTCCTCATATTGTTGCGCGTGCCTGGCATTCTCGTCGTATCCAATCCCAAGTATGAGTATTCGATTGTCCGGGTCCTCCCCTTGAGGATAGAACGGTCCCTTCATCACTTGTACGCCGGCTTTCGTTAATCGGCTGCTTCGGTCATAAGAGATTTGAAAGCCATGAACATCCTCTAGCGCGATCTTACCCGGAATCGTCTTTTTGAATACTGTAACCCCCGTCCCGCTTCGATCTCCGCTGACATAAATCTTGTAATGACGATCCTCGAATGTTTTCTGCGGCAATTGCGTGTCTCGATCCGTTCTCGTCTTGACATACTGCATCACAGCGTTCACGGCACTGCTCTCAACCCTTTGACCTAAGATTTCCTCTACTTCGCCAAATTGCACAGGCACATCTGCACCAACATTAAAGCTAATGCTCAAGGACAATTGGGCATAACTGTTCCCGGAGTCATCATAAGGTCCCTTGCTGAGCATTAACCTGGAATCTTTGTATTTATTGAATACTTGTGAAATACGGTCGTTGTAGGAGACGACGAACCCGTACATATCCTCGATCACGAGTTGTTGTTCGTTGGAGATGATGTCCTGAATCGATTGGGCAGGCGTCTGAGTCGTCAACTGATACGTATGACTCTGATCGTCGTAGTGGACAGCAACGCCCAACCTTTTTTCCAGAAAGCCTAGATCGACGTACGGCGTTTCGAATCGGGTGACCGGATTCGTTATCGTTTCTGAAGCGTTACCGTAACGAAGCGAGATGCTGTCCATTGCATCTTGGGTAACTTCGATGCCTAGAGCGTAAGCAATGACTCTTATGGGCACGTACACATTATCGCCTGCCTTATAGGGCTGGGGTTTCATCCCAACAGGCTTCTCGTTCACGACGAACGCCGGCGCATCCTTGGCTTTTGGAGACACGGCTTTCGGGGACTCGGATGGCTTGATCTGATCCCCTCGGATATATACGGTTTGAACGCTCGCATCCCATCTTGCACTTAATCCCAATTCATTCCCTGTGTCGATCAGCGGAAGATGAACAGAACCGTTTAGACTAATCGCGCTAATCGCTGCTGCATTTGTCAATTGATCCAAGTCATAAACCGGCAGCACGGTTTTGGCTTGGCCAATGGCAATTTCGATCCTGCTGTTCTGCTCATCAATCTTAACACTGGCATTCAGATAATCCGTAAAATACGAGGACGGACCGTACACCTTCTCATTGGCTATAAACACTTCATTCGGATTGCTCCAATTGACCCTCTCTCCATTGATCACCACACGAATCGGCAATTCGTCTGCGTATGCAGCTCCTGCAGCTAGCGGGATGATGCATACGATCATCGCTATCAGCATGATCGCCGCTTTCTTCCCCATCGTTTGTCCCCTCCCTTTAAGAAGTCGTTCTTAAGAAAAATATGTAGTTATTCCCAGGTGCATTATAACTTATTTCGAAGCCTTTGAACACCTGCCCCGTTCGCAAGCCGATGCCGCTGAATCATCAGCCCGAATGCCGATCAAGTACGACGAACCATGGACACGGCGGATGAACATCTATTAGCAGATATGTGACAGAGGGGATTGTCAAACTTTCTTCCTTAAGTGTAGAATTACAGGAAATGGGGATGGCCGCTCGCATCCATATGGGAATGAACGTGTACTGGGCCTGCAGCATGTATGCAATATCGTACCTACAATCTCTTTTCTTAACAGCCGATAAAAGAAATACAGGGGGGGATAGAAGATGTGGAAAGAATTCAAAACATTCGCAATGCGCGGCAACGTGATCGATCTGGCAGTCGGCGTCGTCATTGGCGCTGCCTTTACCGGCATCGTCAATTCATTGGTCAATGATATCATTATGCCGCCAATCGGCTTGCTGTTGAGTGGAGTCGATTTCAATAATTTGTTCATCAGTCTGGACGGCACTGCATATCCAAGTCTTGCAGCAGCGCAAGAAGCAGGAGCAGCCACCTTGAATTACGGTATGTTCATTAACAACGTCATCAACTTCCTGATCATTGCATTCGTCATCTTCCTCGTCATTAGACAAATGAACCGAATGAAACGCAAGTTCGAGAAACAGACAGCCGCGAAGCCTCCTGAGACCAAAGGGTGTCCGGATTGTATGTCAGAAATACCGGTCCAAGCGAAACGTTGCAAATACTGCACGACAATCCTGGAGTAGTGATTGCCTCCCAAGGCAACTCAGGCGGAATGGGCATCCTGCAAACCACGCACAAAGATAACATGCGCGTACACGGCACGCAAAAAAGGCTGGGCAAAGTTTACACACTCTGCCCAACCCTAATTGCCATGAAATCCTATTAAGGATGCAGCATTAGTCGATACTGGCGATGACTTCTATCTCCACCGGGGCGTTGTACGGGAGCTCGGCTACGCCGAGCGCCGATCTGGCGTGCTTGCCCTTCTCCCCGAAAATTTCAAGCAATAGCGCGGACGCGCCCTCGACAACCTCCGGCTGATTGCCGAAATCCTTGCTCGAAGCCACAAATCCGGTCAGCTTGATGAAATGATTGATCCGATTCAGATCGCCCAGCACAAACTCCAGCTCTGACAAACAATTGAGCAAGCACAACTCGGCCGAGGCCTTGCCCTCCTCGATCGACACCTCTTGTCCAAGCTTGCCCTTGTGCACAAGCCTCTGCTTGACCGTTCCTGTCTGTCCTGCCGAGAATATCAGATTGCCGTGAATCATGGCGGGCTCGTAGGAAGCGACCGGCTTCGGCAACTCCGGAATTTCCAACCCCAGCTGAGTCAATCTTTGATAAACATCCATCGAATTCCCTCTCCTCTCTATCTCGCACTTCATATACCGGCGATCTTATTCGCCAACCGACAAACCGCCGTCTACGTAGAGAACCTGGCCTGTGATATATGCGGCCTTGTCCGATGCGAGGAACAGGACAGCATTCGCAATATCGTGGCCTTGTCCCACCGTTCCCATCGGGACGCCCTTGGCCGCAGCCGCATCTTGTTGCTCGTCGATCCACGGTTGTGTCGACGGTGTCGCAATCAGCCCCGGCGCGACTGCGTTGATGCGAATGCCCCGATTGGCGTAATCCAGCGCGAACGATCTCGTCAACGTATCCAAACTCCCCTTGGACCAGGCGTAAGCCGAGAAGCCCGCTGTGCCTAGCCCCATCGTGGAGGAAATATTGACAATCGAGCCGCTTCCTCTCTCCAGCATCCCCGGGACGAGGTTGCGAATGCAGCGAATACAGCTCATAATGTTCGTCTCGAATGAATGCGTGTAGTCCTCTTCGCGGTGCTCCAGAATATCCCCGCTGCGAAAATTGACGCCTACATTATTCACGAGGACATCCACCGCGCCAAGCATGTCCATCGCCCGATCTGTAAAGTGCAGCACGCCGTTAGCGGCAGACAGATCGGCATGAACAAAATAGACGTCGGCATGATTCGCGCGCAACCGTATTTCTTCTTGCGCGCGAACGCCGGCCGCTTCGTTCAGATCGGCGAACACCACCTTGGCACCGGCCACCGCGAAGCCTTCGACAATGGCCCGGCCGATCCCCATAGCGCCGCCTGTAACGACAACATGTTTGCCCGAAAATCCATACACCGCAACCATCCACCTCCGTTCCAGGCTCGGTATTATTTCACTGCTAAGAACTGAAGCTTCTCTTCATCTACTTGAACGCCCAATCCGGCTCCCTCCGGAATGACGTAGCTTCCGTCCTCAATCCGAATCTTCTCCTTCAGCACATCGTCCGCATGGGCAAAGTATGTGCTGTCCATCGGATAGGTGAAGGCCGGCATCGTGCATGTGGAGTGAAGAATGGCCGCCAGCTTGACGCCCATATCCCAGCCGCAGTGGTGAGCCAGCGGCAAATCAGCCTCCCGGGCAACATGCTCAAGACGCGACAACTCCGTTATGCCCCCAAGCGGCTCAAAGTCCACAATCGCGATATCAATCGCCTTGCGGCGGATAGCCTCGAACAGATTGCCGGGAACGTAGCAATCCTCGTTAATGCCTATCGGCACGCGCGTCCGGTCGCGCAGCGACTGCAGATCGTCCATCTTGTTCACCTTGATCGGCTGTTCGATATATTGAATGTCGCACTCCTCGACCCCGCGGAGGTAGCGCAGAGCCGTCGGTGTGTCATATCCCTGATTCATGTCCACGCGAATGTCGAAGTAGTCGCCGCCCGCATCACGCATTGCAATCGTGCGCCGGATATCGAATACGACATCTTTGCCGCCCTTCGTTTTCAATGTCCGGTAGCCTTCTTCTTTGATCTGCGCAATCTTCTCTTTGGTTTGCGTAATGTCCAAAATACCCAACGCATAAGCAATATCGATGCGGTCGCGGACTTTGCCGCCCAGCAATTCATAGACAGGCTTGTTAACCGACTTGCCCATAATATCCCAGCAAGCCATTTCGATGGCCGTCAGGAACGATTTCGTATTAATTTGCGGATTATAGACCGGGGCGAAAGCCTGCATGATCTTGTTCAGATCAAACGGATTTTGCCCGATAACGAGCGGCTTGATATACTCCTCCAGCAGCACCTTCGTCACTTTGGTCGAGATAATCGGGTTCATCTCGCCCCAACCGGTAATTCCTTCGTCCGTCGTTACCTTGAATATCAGACTCGTAATGCTCGTTGTTCCGACCTTGTCCTGGCTCCCCCGATATGGAGCAATCCCGCCTTCCTCAAGCGGAATAACCGGAACTTCTACAGCCGTCATTTCAATATCGCGAATCTTCATACCGCATTCCTCCCACTGTCCTAGCTAGAATAAGTAACGTTCTGTCATCCTTTTACGGCGCCTTGTCCAAGACCTTCCACGAAGTATTTCTGAAGCCATAAGAAGAATACGATAACAGGAACCGAAATGAGCATGCTTGCAGCCATCGTGCTTCCCCAATCTACATTGAAGCTGGACGAAAATTCTGTCAGGCCGATCGGCAACGTTCTCGATTTGTCGGAGAGCGTCAAGATCGAAGCCAGTACAAATTCGTTCCAGGACATAATGAAGGCATAGATCGCCGTAGCCGCAAGTCCTGGAGCGACAATCGGCAATATCACACGGAACAGCGCCCCCAGATGCGTGCAGCCGTCGATCTGCGCAGATTCCTCTATTTCCTTGGGAACAGATGCGAAATAACTTCGACACATCCAAGTGACGACCGGCAGCACCAGGATCAAATGGGCGATAGCCAGTCCGGGAACAGAATCCAGCAAGCCGAAATGGACCATCATGAAGTAAATCGGAATCATCAGGACGGTCAATGGCAGCATCTGGCTAATAAGCATGAATAAAGACATCGAATTGTTGCCGCGGAATTTGTACCTGGCGAACCCGTATCCGGCGGCTCCCCCCAGAAGAAGTGCGATGAACGTCGTCAGCAGCCCTACCAGCAGACTGTTCATAAAGTATCTCGGAATAGACGATTCCGTCAAAACCTTCTCATAGTTGCCCACTGTCGGATCCTCCGGAACCCATACAGGCGGTATAGAGAATACTTCCCCGGCAGGCTTGAATGATGTGCTGACGATCCACAACAATGGAACGAGAACAAACAAGGAAAGCAGCACGAGCAGAGCGTAGGAGATTACTTTTTTTACAGCTTGACCTTTTCGTCCTGCCATCTATCCCGCCTCCTTGTTCGATTTGCGAATATACCACGCCGCAAATACCAGACATGCAACAAGCTGCAGCACAGAGGTTGCCGCCGCCCCGCTAATATCAAACGATCTGAACTTATCATAAATCGACAGCGACAGCACTTGCGAGCTGCCCATCGGACCGCCTTGCGTGATGATCCAGATAATCGAAAATTCGTTCAAGGACCAGATTACAAGGATAAGCACGCATATAAAGGTTACATCCTTCAATTGCGGAATATAAATATAGCGAATTCGTTGCCAGAAGCTCGCGCCTTCCATATCCGCGACCTCGAACAAATCCTTCGGAATCGCTTGCAAGCCTGCGCTGATCATCAGCATCACATAAGGAAAGGTTGCCCAGATTTGCACCAAAATAACGGCAGCCAGCGAATAGCTGGGATTCATGAGCCACGCAACCGGTTCCTGCAATATATTCAGGCTCATAAGCCCATGATTAATCATGCCAAAATCGGTGCTGTACAGCCATTTCCAGACCGTCGCCTTGACGACGCCGGGCGTGATCCACGAAAGCAGCAGAATCGTCCGCCACATTCCCTTCGCCCGGATATAATCCTGATTAATCAGCATAGCTGTGCCCGCGCCAAGAAGAAAGGCGAGCACAACGGTCGAGATCGTCCACCACAATGTATTCCAGACGATCCGGCCAAATTTGGGTTCGGTCATGATCGCCTGAAAATTCTCGAAGCCGACGAACCGCGAGGAGCCTGCGTCTACCTGAAAAAAGCTTAAATAGAGCACGTACGCTATCGGAAACAATACAAGAATCGCCGTTACGAGAACACCGGGAGCCGCAAATGCAAATCCGCGCCGCGCTTCCCTGTCCATTACCTTTGACGCCAAGTTCATCACCTCGCTCACCGACTAAAGATTGGTCAGGAGAACAAAGCTCCTGACCAATCCTGCTTACTGGGAGATAATATTGTCTACAGCTTCCGACATCATCTTGACGGCATCCTCAATCGGCGAATCCGTCAGTACAACCGCCTGGATGATTTCGAAAATCGCTTTTTCCATCGCAGGCCAATTCGCATAGGATGGCTCAGACTTCCCTTGCTCCAATTGATCCGCGAACGGCTTCAGCAGAGGGTCTGCGAACTTCTCATGCTCCAAAGCACTTCTTGTCCCAGGGAATGTCGCTGTCAGCTCAGCCATATGCTCAGGCTCGGCGATGAATTTCACCAGCTCCATAGCCGCCTCCTTCTGGCGAGCCTGCTCGGGCACGATCAGCGAAAAGCCGTTGACCGTCGAAGTCCCCATACCGTTCGGTCCTGGTATCACTGCTGTTCCAAGCTGAATATTCGGGTTCTCTTCTTGAATCGGCGCAATGTCGAATTGGCCGCCAATATATGCGGCGATACGCTCGTTGACGAACAGTCCGCGAAGGGTCGTGTTATCCAATTCCATCGTGCTGGTTGGCGCATACCCGTTCTTGATCGTAGCGACTAATTTCTCCAACGCTTCCACGGCCTCTGGCGAATTCAAAGCGCTTCGC comes from the Xylanibacillus composti genome and includes:
- a CDS encoding SDR family NAD(P)-dependent oxidoreductase encodes the protein MYGFSGKHVVVTGGAMGIGRAIVEGFAVAGAKVVFADLNEAAGVRAQEEIRLRANHADVYFVHADLSAANGVLHFTDRAMDMLGAVDVLVNNVGVNFRSGDILEHREEDYTHSFETNIMSCIRCIRNLVPGMLERGSGSIVNISSTMGLGTAGFSAYAWSKGSLDTLTRSFALDYANRGIRINAVAPGLIATPSTQPWIDEQQDAAAAKGVPMGTVGQGHDIANAVLFLASDKAAYITGQVLYVDGGLSVGE
- a CDS encoding carbohydrate ABC transporter permease, giving the protein MASKVMDREARRGFAFAAPGVLVTAILVLFPIAYVLYLSFFQVDAGSSRFVGFENFQAIMTEPKFGRIVWNTLWWTISTVVLAFLLGAGTAMLINQDYIRAKGMWRTILLLSWITPGVVKATVWKWLYSTDFGMINHGLMSLNILQEPVAWLMNPSYSLAAVILVQIWATFPYVMLMISAGLQAIPKDLFEVADMEGASFWQRIRYIYIPQLKDVTFICVLILVIWSLNEFSIIWIITQGGPMGSSQVLSLSIYDKFRSFDISGAAATSVLQLVACLVFAAWYIRKSNKEAG
- a CDS encoding InlB B-repeat-containing protein codes for the protein MIVMRSRYKRIFRRFVQTMSLLALVTGAVMPFHADPAHGAKADSGRRAEMAAIAAGYGHSLALKTDGSVVAWGANDYSQTAVPAEAESGVVAIAAGEDHSLALKTDGTVVAWGYFGATDVPDGLSGVVSITAGGNHSLALKADGSVVAWGSNHEGQTTVPAEAESGVAAIAAGNYHSLALKADGSVVAWGSNHEGQTTVPMEAESDVVAIAAGYGHSLALKADGSVVAWGSNVYDQTTVPAEAESGVVAIAAGSHHSLALKADGTVVAWGYNAYDVPEVPTGAQSDVVEIASGNYHALALKADGTVVAWGWNDDGQTIVPADIVIPAKTKRIAAGSYHSLALKADGTVVAWGLDDDGQTTVPAEAQSDVVAIAAGTRHSLVLKSDGTVVAWGGNGLNQTAVPAGAQTGVVAITAGSAHSLALKADGAVVAWGYNAYDQTVVPAGAQTGVVAIAAGSSHSLALKSDGTVVAWGSPYEDQTVVPDGLSDVVAIAAGGDHSLALKSDGSVVSWGSGTQTTVPAEAKIGVVAIAAGSFHSLALKADGSVVAWGSNNDGQTTVPAEAQTDVVAIAAGHGHSLALKADGTVVAWGRDNDGQISVPYTVTFDKNGGDAEASPMTMTVAHGGNVGTLPTPPTREGYTFTGWNTAKGGDGAAFEATTAVTADITVYAQWTAIPTYTVTFDKNRGETEASPMTMTVAHGGNVGTLPTPPTRAGYTFAGWN
- the mscL gene encoding large conductance mechanosensitive channel protein MscL codes for the protein MWKEFKTFAMRGNVIDLAVGVVIGAAFTGIVNSLVNDIIMPPIGLLLSGVDFNNLFISLDGTAYPSLAAAQEAGAATLNYGMFINNVINFLIIAFVIFLVIRQMNRMKRKFEKQTAAKPPETKGCPDCMSEIPVQAKRCKYCTTILE
- a CDS encoding stalk domain-containing protein is translated as MGKKAAIMLIAMIVCIIPLAAGAAYADELPIRVVINGERVNWSNPNEVFIANEKVYGPSSYFTDYLNASVKIDEQNSRIEIAIGQAKTVLPVYDLDQLTNAAAISAISLNGSVHLPLIDTGNELGLSARWDASVQTVYIRGDQIKPSESPKAVSPKAKDAPAFVVNEKPVGMKPQPYKAGDNVYVPIRVIAYALGIEVTQDAMDSISLRYGNASETITNPVTRFETPYVDLGFLEKRLGVAVHYDDQSHTYQLTTQTPAQSIQDIISNEQQLVIEDMYGFVVSYNDRISQVFNKYKDSRLMLSKGPYDDSGNSYAQLSLSISFNVGADVPVQFGEVEEILGQRVESSAVNAVMQYVKTRTDRDTQLPQKTFEDRHYKIYVSGDRSGTGVTVFKKTIPGKIALEDVHGFQISYDRSSRLTKAGVQVMKGPFYPQGEDPDNRILILGIGYDENARHAQQYEEVKGILLQKLSAKVYASIHQQARVILNNQAKGIATAPAELTDGHYTIIVQGAPAAQGVEITVITEPISIVLDGIVLEVAESQPFLENGSVYVPLRLISESLGASVNFQEEARMIAITKGDKKVTLALDGEVNGARVIVQNQRTFVPLRFISESLGSEVKWEGAAKTVYIDTNKD
- a CDS encoding mandelate racemase/muconate lactonizing enzyme family protein → MKIRDIEMTAVEVPVIPLEEGGIAPYRGSQDKVGTTSITSLIFKVTTDEGITGWGEMNPIISTKVTKVLLEEYIKPLVIGQNPFDLNKIMQAFAPVYNPQINTKSFLTAIEMACWDIMGKSVNKPVYELLGGKVRDRIDIAYALGILDITQTKEKIAQIKEEGYRTLKTKGGKDVVFDIRRTIAMRDAGGDYFDIRVDMNQGYDTPTALRYLRGVEECDIQYIEQPIKVNKMDDLQSLRDRTRVPIGINEDCYVPGNLFEAIRRKAIDIAIVDFEPLGGITELSRLEHVAREADLPLAHHCGWDMGVKLAAILHSTCTMPAFTYPMDSTYFAHADDVLKEKIRIEDGSYVIPEGAGLGVQVDEEKLQFLAVK
- a CDS encoding carbohydrate ABC transporter permease — translated: MAGRKGQAVKKVISYALLVLLSLFVLVPLLWIVSTSFKPAGEVFSIPPVWVPEDPTVGNYEKVLTESSIPRYFMNSLLVGLLTTFIALLLGGAAGYGFARYKFRGNNSMSLFMLISQMLPLTVLMIPIYFMMVHFGLLDSVPGLAIAHLILVLPVVTWMCRSYFASVPKEIEESAQIDGCTHLGALFRVILPIVAPGLAATAIYAFIMSWNEFVLASILTLSDKSRTLPIGLTEFSSSFNVDWGSTMAASMLISVPVIVFFLWLQKYFVEGLGQGAVKG
- a CDS encoding RidA family protein, with the protein product MDVYQRLTQLGLEIPELPKPVASYEPAMIHGNLIFSAGQTGTVKQRLVHKGKLGQEVSIEEGKASAELCLLNCLSELEFVLGDLNRINHFIKLTGFVASSKDFGNQPEVVEGASALLLEIFGEKGKHARSALGVAELPYNAPVEIEVIASID